A part of Streptomyces sp. NBC_01451 genomic DNA contains:
- a CDS encoding carbohydrate ABC transporter permease: MTTAHRRPADPARASAAPGPTKRGPDRAPSDGRRTARSGHRRRRAVASLYLLPALLPYTLFAVLPALHTAYLSLFDWDGVTLPSFVGLDNYRRIADDPQLRAAAWHAGALILFFSVLPICVGLVAAAIVSRRAGRRGTGLVRTVLFLPQVVPLVAVGILWRWVYAEDGILNQALRAVGLGGLADAWLGSFTWALPAVGLIGTWVVSGLCMVLFLSGTQRIDQEIYEAARMDGAGPVREFVSITVPLLRPEFAVALSITVIAALSSFDLIYITTGGGPGNSTVVPGILIYRLAFGGGGVGVASALAVVLTAVISVAVLVINRLSREAP; this comes from the coding sequence GTGACCACTGCCCACCGCCGACCGGCCGATCCCGCCCGTGCTTCCGCCGCCCCGGGCCCGACGAAGCGCGGGCCGGACCGTGCCCCGAGCGACGGCCGCCGTACGGCACGCTCCGGCCACCGCCGAAGGCGGGCCGTGGCGTCGCTCTACCTGCTGCCGGCCCTGCTGCCCTACACGCTCTTCGCCGTACTGCCGGCCCTGCACACCGCCTACCTCTCCCTGTTCGACTGGGACGGGGTGACCCTCCCGTCCTTCGTCGGGCTCGACAACTACCGCCGTATCGCCGACGATCCCCAACTGCGCGCCGCCGCCTGGCACGCCGGTGCGCTGATCCTGTTCTTCTCCGTGCTGCCGATCTGCGTGGGCCTGGTCGCGGCGGCGATCGTGTCCCGGCGGGCCGGGCGTCGGGGCACCGGCCTGGTCCGCACGGTGCTGTTCCTGCCCCAGGTCGTCCCGCTGGTCGCGGTCGGCATCCTGTGGCGCTGGGTGTACGCCGAGGACGGCATCCTCAACCAGGCGCTGCGGGCGGTCGGTCTGGGCGGGCTGGCCGACGCCTGGCTCGGCAGCTTCACCTGGGCCCTGCCGGCCGTGGGGCTGATCGGGACCTGGGTCGTCTCGGGCCTGTGCATGGTCCTGTTCCTGTCCGGGACCCAGCGCATCGACCAGGAGATCTACGAGGCGGCACGGATGGACGGGGCGGGCCCGGTGAGGGAGTTCGTGTCGATCACCGTCCCGCTGCTGCGACCGGAGTTCGCGGTGGCGCTGTCCATCACCGTGATCGCGGCCCTGTCCAGCTTCGACCTCATCTACATCACCACCGGAGGAGGGCCGGGCAACAGCACCGTCGTCCCCGGGATCCTCATCTACCGGCTGGCCTTCGGGGGCGGCGGCGTCGGGGTGGCCAGCGCGCTGGCGGTCGTCCTGACGGCCGTCATCTCGGTCGCCGTCCTGGTGATCAACCGGCTTTCCAGGGAGGCACCGTGA
- a CDS encoding carbohydrate ABC transporter permease: MTSVTSVTSPARAVAGRFAAPVVLAVFMAVVLVPFASLLLAALQPAGAPLTGFALPDGLHLENFSRAWSAAGFGTLLRSSVVIAVCVVPAAVVCATLAGYALATLDVPGRGRFYAYLLLGLSIPTEGTVIPLYYDLRAVGLTNTVPGLALAEIGAFMPFGVFWMRAHFATMPRSLIEAARLDGASSWATLWRILLPSSRPAVTTLGVLYFVWSWNQFLLPLILIQDPSRRTAPAGLGFFTGQFGVDVPLLAAATLIVIAPVVLVYLFFQRHFISGVLSGALKG; encoded by the coding sequence GTGACATCAGTGACCTCAGTGACCTCACCGGCGAGAGCGGTCGCGGGACGGTTCGCGGCACCCGTCGTCCTCGCGGTCTTCATGGCCGTCGTCCTCGTGCCGTTCGCCTCCCTGCTGCTGGCGGCACTTCAGCCGGCGGGCGCCCCGCTGACCGGTTTCGCCCTCCCGGACGGACTGCATCTGGAGAACTTCTCCCGCGCCTGGTCCGCCGCGGGGTTCGGCACGCTGCTGCGGTCGAGCGTGGTGATCGCGGTGTGCGTCGTACCGGCCGCGGTGGTGTGCGCGACGCTGGCCGGATACGCGCTGGCGACGCTGGACGTCCCGGGCCGGGGACGGTTCTACGCCTATCTGCTGCTCGGCCTGTCCATCCCCACCGAGGGCACCGTCATCCCGCTGTACTACGACCTGCGCGCCGTCGGCCTGACGAACACGGTGCCGGGGCTGGCGCTCGCGGAGATCGGCGCGTTCATGCCGTTCGGGGTGTTCTGGATGCGCGCCCACTTCGCGACCATGCCGCGCAGTCTCATCGAGGCGGCACGGCTGGACGGTGCCTCGTCGTGGGCGACGCTCTGGCGGATCCTGCTGCCCAGCTCCCGTCCGGCGGTGACCACGCTGGGCGTCCTGTACTTCGTCTGGAGCTGGAACCAGTTCCTGCTCCCCCTCATCCTGATCCAGGACCCGTCCCGCCGTACGGCCCCCGCCGGACTCGGCTTCTTCACCGGGCAGTTCGGCGTCGACGTACCGCTGCTCGCCGCCGCCACCCTGATCGTGATCGCCCCGGTGGTGCTGGTCTACCTGTTCTTCCAGCGGCACTTCATCAGTGGCGTGCTCAGCGGCGCCCTCAAGGGCTGA